In the Oscarella lobularis chromosome 14, ooOscLobu1.1, whole genome shotgun sequence genome, one interval contains:
- the LOC136195563 gene encoding serine/threonine-protein phosphatase 6 regulatory ankyrin repeat subunit B-like isoform X2 encodes MDLLSQLEKAAAQDDITKLRSLIQRGASQHCNDALLSAILIAACRRGDEDLVKWVVSEDCNRTAISASDRNGKTALYYACERGHRKIAVYLISECGANANKTSKRGQTILMAACEGGDEDLARLVVSKGCNVNAKDLDKNSALYYAVINGHGKAAAYLVTKCGANVNDRNNLGRTILMAVCETGDESLVRLIVPKGCDVNARARDERTALYSAVARGHRIIAEYLISECEANVNNEDHRGKTILMAACARGDESLVRLIVSKGCHINARARDKRTALCYAATEGHGIIAAYLISECGANVNERYEWGKTILMAACEGGDESLARSIVSKGFDVNARDEERTALYYATTYGRLQIAAYLIRECGADVNERLEFRNGKNILITACEGGDEDLARLVVSKGCDVNAKDRYENSALYYAVVNGRRKVAAYLITECGANVNDRNNLGRTILMAVCARGDKSLVRLIVSKGCDVNARSRYKETALYYAATMGHGLIAKYLISECEANVNCEDHWGKTILMAACARGDESLVRSIVSKGFDVNARDEDKRTALYYATTYGRLQIAAYLIRVGGADVNERLKWGKTILMAACARGDESLVRLIVSKGCDVNARDEYKETALYYAVAMGHGIIAKYLISECEANVNNEDHWGKTILMAACEGGDASLVRLIVSKGCDVNARAMFKETALYCAVAKGHGIIAEYLISECEANVNNEDHWGKTILMATCEGGDESLVRLIVSKGCHVNARNGDKKTALYYAATKGHGIISSYLISECGANVNNRYESGKTILMAACEGGDENLVRSIVSKGFVVNARDENEKTALHYAVTKGHGRIAAYLINECRANVNERCERGKTILMAACEGGDESLVRLIVSKGCHVNARARDKRTALYYAATKGHRIIAAYLVSECGANVNERYENAVSPLMYACQTGNLKIAGLLVAYDCDVNATDVKGNSPLSIAMMNRNWNLVKFLISSGFKLDMKWGTQMQTVLHRLAMLWYEDECLQLAKEVVGRMPALADCRDLNAKVPFELGDGEMKKYLVEAWRECRYRKLFEKGRKKPSRVKVCLIGNGGAGKTTLMNSLRRISRTMSPDARTAGVDIITATIDSAGELIFCDFAGQPTFHKTHGLFFSEATTIFVLVVDLTMSEEELDKCAFYWLSFVKCSIRMKGKAMLVVVGSRGDQDSGEKLTGISNHLRIKFKKWFTLRQHFVLDCREQESVRLQKLREYIGSLKQECIKDADEVPTIVETVQSSLLPQVRDLLLKSEGDALKEMAEKNMLPQALFKLINCSDGDPIRMLENLKAPHYEDIYSEINSTLQNFGLTTLQLAKIERQFIHVGLLKALVEKNVYPGLKCEELDLLVAFLHGIGEILVVENQVVLDPPWLCQSIIGPLMSPGDFTVHLEGVVNGIVSKDQVKDALELFSEANQTGNIAVDEAIKVLCHLEICYPVSERPGAPVQYQFPALIQTVDRERVWQRKEDMVLYVGRRLQCKEKTDIITPGTMPFIQSRAAIKLHPKEPVVWKGGLKMQKTINNCRLEGLIELHEYEKSMDFVVRGPQDSEGECMTLLNEIMKLGQTVLEEKSAGTDLSLLYLSKTELQKLSVQPLAYASETVEEEKKSGKTTTTVFQAERGQDLTAESLKDLLAVPEDHYLLVLKESRRAIADSLNKDTVDRRTAFAKALPGLTASSYAQCRSAEDVLARWSESLCSTVSKLEEAATKANVLYILAILEDGGAIQLSDETRTRAEDALFRLEDAQKKADSASGGVTINMGGASVQGHGSTASASQKVDITINQK; translated from the exons ATGGACTTGCTTTCGCAACTCGAAAAGGCTGCCGCTCAGGATGACATCACGAAACTTCGGAGCTTGATACAAAGGGGGGCATCTCAACATTGCAATGAc GCGTTATTGTCAGCAATTCTGATAGCAGCATGTAGGAGAGGAGATGAAGATCTGGTGAAATGGGTTGTGTCAGAGGATTGCAACAGGACTGCAATTTCTGCAAGTGATCGG AATGGGAAAACAGCTTTGTACTACGCCTGTGAGAGGGGTCACAGAAAAATTGCTGTGTATCTAATTAGTGAATGTGGGGCAAATGCAAACAAAACATCTAAG cggGGGCAAACTATTCTAATGGCAGCGTGCGAAGGAGGAGATGAAGATCTGGCGAGATTGGTTGTGTCAAAGGGTTGCAACGTCAATGCAAAAGATCTG GATAAGAACTCAGCTTTGTACTATGCGGTCATTAATGGTCACGGAAAAGCTGCAGCTTATTTAGTCACCAAATGCGGGGCTAATGTCAATGATAGAAACAAC TTGGGACGAACTATTCTAATGGCAGTGTGTGAAACAGGAGATGAAAGTTTGGTGAGATTGATTGTGCCAAAGGGGTGTGACGTTAATGCAAGAGCTAGG GATGAGAGAACAGCTTTGTACTCTGCAGTCGCTAGGGGTCACAGAATAATTGCAGAGTATTTAATCAGTGAATGTGAGGCTAATGTGAATAATGAAGACCAC CGGGGAAAAACCATTCTAATGGCAGCGTGTGCAAGAGGAGATGAAAGTTTGGTGAGATTGATTGTGTCAAAGGGTTGCCACATTAATGCAAGAGCTAGG GATAAGAGAACAGCTTTGTGCTATGCGGCCACTGAGGGTCACGGAATAATTGCAGCGTATTTAATCAGTGAATGCGGAGCTAATGTGAATGAGAGATACGAG TGGGGAAAAACCATTCTAATGGCAGCGTGTGAAGGAGGAGATGAAAGTTTGGCGAGATCAATTGTGTCAAAGGGTTTCGACGTTAATGCAAGAGATGAG gaaagaacagCATTGTACTATGCAACCACTTATGGTCGCCTACAGATTGCAGCTTATCTAATCAGAGAATGTGGGGCTGATGTGAACGAGAGACTCGAG TTTAGAAATGGGAAAAACATTCTAATAACGGCGTGTGAGGGAGGAGATGAAGATCTGGCGAGATTGGTCGTGTCAAAGGGTTGCGACGTCAATGCAAAAGATCGG TATGAGAACTCAGCTTTGTACTATGCGGTCGTTAATGGTCGCCGAAAAGTTGCAGCTTATTTAATCACCGAATGCGGGGCTAATGTCAATGATAGAAACAAC TTGGGACGAACTATTCTAATGGCAGTGTGTGCAAGAGGAGATAAAAGTTTGGTGAGATTGATTGTGTCAAAGGGGTGTGACGTTAATGCGAGATCTAGG TATAAGGAAACAGCTTTGTACTATGCGGCCACTATGGGTCACGGGTTAATTGCAAAGTATTTAATCAGTGAATGCGAGGCTAATGTGAATTGTGAAGACCAC TGGGGAAAAACCATTCTAATGGCAGCGTGTGCAAGAGGAGATGAAAGTTTGGTGAGATCGATTGTGTCAAAGGGTTTCGACGTTAATGCAAGAGATGAA GATAAGAGAACAGCTTTGTACTATGCAACCACTTATGGTCGCCTACAGATTGCAGCGTATCTAATCAGGGTAGGTGGGGCTGATGTGAACGAGAGACTCAAG TGGGGAAAAACCATTCTAATGGCAGCGTGTGCAAGAGGAGATGAAAGTTTGGTGAGATTGATTGTGTCAAAGGGGTGTGACGTTAATGCAAGAGATGAG TATAAGGAAACAGCTTTGTACTATGCGGTCGCTATGGGTCACGGGATAATTGCAAAGTATTTAATCAGTGAATGCGAGGCTAATGTGAATAATGAAGACCAC tgGGGAAAAACTATTTTAATGGCAGCGTGCGAAGGAGGAGATGCAAGTTTGGTGAGATTGATTGTGTCAAAGGGGTGTGACGTTAATGCAAGAGCTATG TTTAAGGAAACAGCTTTGTACTGTGCGGTCGCTAAGGGTCACGGAATAATTGCAGAGTATTTAATCAGTGAATGTGAGGCTAATGTGAATAATGAAGACCAC TGGGGAAAAACTATTTTAATGGCAACGTGTGAAGGAGGAGATGAAAGTTTGGTGAGATTGATTGTATCAAAGGGTTGCCACGTTAATGCGAGAAATGGG GATAAGAAAACAGCTTTGTACTATGCGGCCACTAAAGGTCACGGAATAATTTCATCGTATTTAATCAGTGAATGCGGAGCTAATGTGAATAACAGATACGAG TCTGGAAAAACCATTCTAATGGCAGCGTGTGAAGGAGGAGATGAAAATTTGGTGAGATCGATTGTGTCAAAGGGTTTCGTCGTTAATGCAAGAGATGAG AATGAGAAAACAGCCTTGCACTATGCGGTCACTAAGGGTCACGGAAGAATTGCAGCGTATTTAATCAATGAATGCCGAGCTAATGTGAATGAGAGATGCGAG CGGGGAAAAACTATTCTAATGGCAGCGTGTGAAGGAGGAGATGAAAGTTTGGTGAGATTGATTGTTTCAAAGGGTTGCCACGTTAATGCAAGAGCTAGG GATAAGAGAACAGCTTTGTACTATGCGGCAACTAAGGGTCACAGAATAATTGCAGCATATTTAGTCAGTGAATGCGGAGCTAATGTGAATGAGAGATACGAG AATGCTGTGTCGCCACTAATGTATGCTTGTCAGACaggaaatttgaaaattgcAGGTCTTCTGGTTGCCTATGATTGTGATGTGAACGCTACTGATGTG AAAGGGAACAGCCCACTCTCAATTGCAATGATGAATAGGAATTGGAATCTGGTCAAATTTCTGATCTCTTCTGGGTTTAAGTTGGATATGAAGTGGGGG ACACAAATGCAAACGGTTCTTCATCGATTAGCAATGCTGTGGTATGAGGATGAGTGCCTGCAGTTGGCCAAAGAAGTAGTAGGTCGTATGCCTGCTTTAGCCGACTGTCGTGATTTG AATGCGAAAGTTCCGTTTGAATTAGGGGAcggagaaatgaaaaaataccTTGTTGAGGCTTGG cGTGAATGCCGATACAGGaaactttttgaaaaagggagaaaaaaaccaAGTCGAGTGAAGGTGTGCTTGATTGGCAATGGAGGCGCTGGCAAAACGACGCTCATGAATTCTCTACGACGCATAAGCAGAACGATGTCGCCTGATGCTCGTACTGCCGGTGTTGATATCATTACAGCTACAATCGATTCAGCTGGAGAACTGATTTTTTGCGATTTCGCAGGCCAACCAACATTTCACAAGACACACggtcttttcttctcggaagcaacgacgattttcgttctCGTAGTAGATCTGACGATGAGCGAGGAAGAACTGGACAAATGCGCTTTTTACTGGCTGTCGTTTGTGAAGTGCAGTATCAGGATGAAAGGGAAAGCAATGCTAGTGGTAGTAGGAAGCAGAGGAGATCAGGATAGCGGAGAAAAATTAACGGGAATCAGCAATCAtctcagaatcaaatttaaaaaatggTTTACACTGAGACAACATTTCGTTCTCGATTGCCGTGAACAAGAATCGGTTCGACTGCAGAAGCTACGTGAGTACATTGGAAGCCTAAAGCAGGAATGCATTAAA GACGCAGACGAAGTTCCTACTATCGTCGAAACGGTCCAATCGTCTCTCCTTCCTCAAGTCCGTGATCTTCTTCTGAAATCAGAAGGAGATGCTTTGAAGGAAATGGCAGAGAAGAACATGTTGCCGCAAGCTCTATTCAAACTCATCAATTGTTCCGATGGAGATCCAATTAGAATG CTGGAGAATTTGAAAGCTCCTCACTACGAAGACATTTATTCGGAAATCAACAGTACTCTTCAAAATTTTGGACTTACTACATTACAG CTAGCAAAAATCGAGCGTCAGTTCATTCACGTTGGACTCCTGAAAGCactcgtcgagaagaacgtTTACCCAGGTTTGAAGTGCGAAGAGCTTGATCTCTTGGTGGCTTTTCTGCACGGCATCGGAGag ATTCTTGTCGTGGAAAATCAAGTTGTGCTTGACCCTCCTTGGCTTTGCCAAAGCATCATTGGTCCTCTGATGTCCCCTGGCGACTTTACTGTTCACTTAGAAGGCGTCGTCAATGGCATAGTCAGCAAAGATCAGGTCAAAGATGCTCTCGAATTGTTCAGCGAAGCAAATCAAACAGGAAATATTGCAGTTGATGAAGCTATCAAAGTATTATGCCATCTAGAGATCTGCTATCCAGTCAGCGAGCGGCCTGGCGCGCCAGTCCAATATCAGTTTCCAGCTCTCATTCAGACGGTTGACCGGGAAAGAGTgtggcaaagaaaagaggacATGGTTCTTTATGTCGGTCGACGTCTTCAGTGCAAAGAGAAAACCGACATCATTACACCTGGAACAATGCCTTTCATCCAGTCTCGCGCTGCGATCAAGCTTCATCCAAAGGAACCTGTAGTGTGGAAGGGTGGCTTGAAGAtgcaaaagacaatcaaCAATTGCAGATTAGAAGGACTGATTGAATTGCACGAGTACGAGAAGTCAATGGACTTCGTTGTTCGCGGTCCGCAGGATTCAGAAGGAGAATGTATGACTCTTCTCAATGAGATAATGAAGCTGGGACAAACTGTTTTGGAAGAGAAGAGCGCTGGCACCGATCTCTCGTTACTGTATTTGAGCAAGACAGAATTGCAAAAATTGTCTGTTCAACCGTTGGCGTATGCAAGTGAAACCGttgaggaagaaaagaaatccgGCAAGACTACAACGACGGTTTTTCAAGCAGAGCGGGGCCAAGATTTGACAGCAGAAAGCCTGAAAGATCTTCTGGCCGTTCCAGAAGACCATTATCTTCTTGTTTTGAAGGAAAGTCGTCGCGCTATAGCTGATTCTCTTAATAAGGACACAGTCGATCGTCGGACGGCGTTTGCAAAGGCGCTTCCAGGACTGACTGCGTCCAGTTACGCGCAGTGTAGATCGGCTGAGGACGTACTTGCACGCTGGAGCGAATCGCTTTGTTCAACCGTGTCAAAACTTGAAGAagcagcgacgaaagcgaacgtTCTGTATATCTTGGCGATACTTGAGGACGGGGGCGCAATTCAGCTCAGCGACGAGACG AGGACGCGGGCCGAAGACGCTCTCTTTCGCTTGGAGGATGCCCAAAAGAAAGCTGACTCGGCATCAG GTGGAGTAACAATAAACATGGGTGGTGCCTCCGTACAAGGACATGGCTCCACTGCTTCAGCCAGCCAGAAAGTGGATATTACC ATTAATCAAAAGTGA
- the LOC136195563 gene encoding serine/threonine-protein phosphatase 6 regulatory ankyrin repeat subunit A-like isoform X4 — MDLLSQLEKAAAQDDITKLRSLIQRGASQHCNDALLSAILIAACRRGDEDLVKWVVSEDCNRTAISASDRNGKTALYYACERGHRKIAVYLISECGANANKTSKRGQTILMAACEGGDEDLARLVVSKGCNVNAKDLDKNSALYYAVINGHGKAAAYLVTKCGANVNDRNNLGRTILMAVCETGDESLVRLIVPKGCDVNARARDERTALYSAVARGHRIIAEYLISECEANVNNEDHRGKTILMAACARGDESLVRLIVSKGCHINARARDKRTALCYAATEGHGIIAAYLISECGANVNERYEWGKTILMAACEGGDESLARSIVSKGFDVNARDEKERTALYYATTYGRLQIAAYLIRECGADVNERLEFRNGKNILITACEGGDEDLARLVVSKGCDVNAKDRYENSALYYAVVNGRRKVAAYLITECGANVNDRNNLGRTILMAVCARGDKSLVRLIVSKGCDVNARSRYKETALYYAATMGHGLIAKYLISECEANVNCEDHWGKTILMAACARGDESLVRLIVSKGCDVNARDEYKETALYYAVAMGHGIIAKYLISECEANVNNEDHWGKTILMAACEGGDASLVRLIVSKGCDVNARAMFKETALYCAVAKGHGIIAEYLISECEANVNNEDHWGKTILMATCEGGDESLVRLIVSKGCHVNARNGDKKTALYYAATKGHGIISSYLISECGANVNNRYESGKTILMAACEGGDENLVRSIVSKGFVVNARDENEKTALHYAVTKGHGRIAAYLINECRANVNERCERGKTILMAACEGGDESLVRLIVSKGCHVNARARDKRTALYYAATKGHRIIAAYLVSECGANVNERYENAVSPLMYACQTGNLKIAGLLVAYDCDVNATDVKGNSPLSIAMMNRNWNLVKFLISSGFKLDMKWGTQMQTVLHRLAMLWYEDECLQLAKEVVGRMPALADCRDLNAKVPFELGDGEMKKYLVEAWRECRYRKLFEKGRKKPSRVKVCLIGNGGAGKTTLMNSLRRISRTMSPDARTAGVDIITATIDSAGELIFCDFAGQPTFHKTHGLFFSEATTIFVLVVDLTMSEEELDKCAFYWLSFVKCSIRMKGKAMLVVVGSRGDQDSGEKLTGISNHLRIKFKKWFTLRQHFVLDCREQESVRLQKLREYIGSLKQECIKDADEVPTIVETVQSSLLPQVRDLLLKSEGDALKEMAEKNMLPQALFKLINCSDGDPIRMLENLKAPHYEDIYSEINSTLQNFGLTTLQLAKIERQFIHVGLLKALVEKNVYPGLKCEELDLLVAFLHGIGEILVVENQVVLDPPWLCQSIIGPLMSPGDFTVHLEGVVNGIVSKDQVKDALELFSEANQTGNIAVDEAIKVLCHLEICYPVSERPGAPVQYQFPALIQTVDRERVWQRKEDMVLYVGRRLQCKEKTDIITPGTMPFIQSRAAIKLHPKEPVVWKGGLKMQKTINNCRLEGLIELHEYEKSMDFVVRGPQDSEGECMTLLNEIMKLGQTVLEEKSAGTDLSLLYLSKTELQKLSVQPLAYASETVEEEKKSGKTTTTVFQAERGQDLTAESLKDLLAVPEDHYLLVLKESRRAIADSLNKDTVDRRTAFAKALPGLTASSYAQCRSAEDVLARWSESLCSTVSKLEEAATKANVLYILAILEDGGAIQLSDETRTRAEDALFRLEDAQKKADSASGGVTINMGGASVQGHGSTASASQKVDITINQK; from the exons ATGGACTTGCTTTCGCAACTCGAAAAGGCTGCCGCTCAGGATGACATCACGAAACTTCGGAGCTTGATACAAAGGGGGGCATCTCAACATTGCAATGAc GCGTTATTGTCAGCAATTCTGATAGCAGCATGTAGGAGAGGAGATGAAGATCTGGTGAAATGGGTTGTGTCAGAGGATTGCAACAGGACTGCAATTTCTGCAAGTGATCGG AATGGGAAAACAGCTTTGTACTACGCCTGTGAGAGGGGTCACAGAAAAATTGCTGTGTATCTAATTAGTGAATGTGGGGCAAATGCAAACAAAACATCTAAG cggGGGCAAACTATTCTAATGGCAGCGTGCGAAGGAGGAGATGAAGATCTGGCGAGATTGGTTGTGTCAAAGGGTTGCAACGTCAATGCAAAAGATCTG GATAAGAACTCAGCTTTGTACTATGCGGTCATTAATGGTCACGGAAAAGCTGCAGCTTATTTAGTCACCAAATGCGGGGCTAATGTCAATGATAGAAACAAC TTGGGACGAACTATTCTAATGGCAGTGTGTGAAACAGGAGATGAAAGTTTGGTGAGATTGATTGTGCCAAAGGGGTGTGACGTTAATGCAAGAGCTAGG GATGAGAGAACAGCTTTGTACTCTGCAGTCGCTAGGGGTCACAGAATAATTGCAGAGTATTTAATCAGTGAATGTGAGGCTAATGTGAATAATGAAGACCAC CGGGGAAAAACCATTCTAATGGCAGCGTGTGCAAGAGGAGATGAAAGTTTGGTGAGATTGATTGTGTCAAAGGGTTGCCACATTAATGCAAGAGCTAGG GATAAGAGAACAGCTTTGTGCTATGCGGCCACTGAGGGTCACGGAATAATTGCAGCGTATTTAATCAGTGAATGCGGAGCTAATGTGAATGAGAGATACGAG TGGGGAAAAACCATTCTAATGGCAGCGTGTGAAGGAGGAGATGAAAGTTTGGCGAGATCAATTGTGTCAAAGGGTTTCGACGTTAATGCAAGAGATGAG aaggaaagaacagCATTGTACTATGCAACCACTTATGGTCGCCTACAGATTGCAGCTTATCTAATCAGAGAATGTGGGGCTGATGTGAACGAGAGACTCGAG TTTAGAAATGGGAAAAACATTCTAATAACGGCGTGTGAGGGAGGAGATGAAGATCTGGCGAGATTGGTCGTGTCAAAGGGTTGCGACGTCAATGCAAAAGATCGG TATGAGAACTCAGCTTTGTACTATGCGGTCGTTAATGGTCGCCGAAAAGTTGCAGCTTATTTAATCACCGAATGCGGGGCTAATGTCAATGATAGAAACAAC TTGGGACGAACTATTCTAATGGCAGTGTGTGCAAGAGGAGATAAAAGTTTGGTGAGATTGATTGTGTCAAAGGGGTGTGACGTTAATGCGAGATCTAGG TATAAGGAAACAGCTTTGTACTATGCGGCCACTATGGGTCACGGGTTAATTGCAAAGTATTTAATCAGTGAATGCGAGGCTAATGTGAATTGTGAAGACCAC TGGGGAAAAACCATTCTAATGGCAGCGTGTGCAAGAGGAGATGAAAGTTTGGTGAGATTGATTGTGTCAAAGGGGTGTGACGTTAATGCAAGAGATGAG TATAAGGAAACAGCTTTGTACTATGCGGTCGCTATGGGTCACGGGATAATTGCAAAGTATTTAATCAGTGAATGCGAGGCTAATGTGAATAATGAAGACCAC tgGGGAAAAACTATTTTAATGGCAGCGTGCGAAGGAGGAGATGCAAGTTTGGTGAGATTGATTGTGTCAAAGGGGTGTGACGTTAATGCAAGAGCTATG TTTAAGGAAACAGCTTTGTACTGTGCGGTCGCTAAGGGTCACGGAATAATTGCAGAGTATTTAATCAGTGAATGTGAGGCTAATGTGAATAATGAAGACCAC TGGGGAAAAACTATTTTAATGGCAACGTGTGAAGGAGGAGATGAAAGTTTGGTGAGATTGATTGTATCAAAGGGTTGCCACGTTAATGCGAGAAATGGG GATAAGAAAACAGCTTTGTACTATGCGGCCACTAAAGGTCACGGAATAATTTCATCGTATTTAATCAGTGAATGCGGAGCTAATGTGAATAACAGATACGAG TCTGGAAAAACCATTCTAATGGCAGCGTGTGAAGGAGGAGATGAAAATTTGGTGAGATCGATTGTGTCAAAGGGTTTCGTCGTTAATGCAAGAGATGAG AATGAGAAAACAGCCTTGCACTATGCGGTCACTAAGGGTCACGGAAGAATTGCAGCGTATTTAATCAATGAATGCCGAGCTAATGTGAATGAGAGATGCGAG CGGGGAAAAACTATTCTAATGGCAGCGTGTGAAGGAGGAGATGAAAGTTTGGTGAGATTGATTGTTTCAAAGGGTTGCCACGTTAATGCAAGAGCTAGG GATAAGAGAACAGCTTTGTACTATGCGGCAACTAAGGGTCACAGAATAATTGCAGCATATTTAGTCAGTGAATGCGGAGCTAATGTGAATGAGAGATACGAG AATGCTGTGTCGCCACTAATGTATGCTTGTCAGACaggaaatttgaaaattgcAGGTCTTCTGGTTGCCTATGATTGTGATGTGAACGCTACTGATGTG AAAGGGAACAGCCCACTCTCAATTGCAATGATGAATAGGAATTGGAATCTGGTCAAATTTCTGATCTCTTCTGGGTTTAAGTTGGATATGAAGTGGGGG ACACAAATGCAAACGGTTCTTCATCGATTAGCAATGCTGTGGTATGAGGATGAGTGCCTGCAGTTGGCCAAAGAAGTAGTAGGTCGTATGCCTGCTTTAGCCGACTGTCGTGATTTG AATGCGAAAGTTCCGTTTGAATTAGGGGAcggagaaatgaaaaaataccTTGTTGAGGCTTGG cGTGAATGCCGATACAGGaaactttttgaaaaagggagaaaaaaaccaAGTCGAGTGAAGGTGTGCTTGATTGGCAATGGAGGCGCTGGCAAAACGACGCTCATGAATTCTCTACGACGCATAAGCAGAACGATGTCGCCTGATGCTCGTACTGCCGGTGTTGATATCATTACAGCTACAATCGATTCAGCTGGAGAACTGATTTTTTGCGATTTCGCAGGCCAACCAACATTTCACAAGACACACggtcttttcttctcggaagcaacgacgattttcgttctCGTAGTAGATCTGACGATGAGCGAGGAAGAACTGGACAAATGCGCTTTTTACTGGCTGTCGTTTGTGAAGTGCAGTATCAGGATGAAAGGGAAAGCAATGCTAGTGGTAGTAGGAAGCAGAGGAGATCAGGATAGCGGAGAAAAATTAACGGGAATCAGCAATCAtctcagaatcaaatttaaaaaatggTTTACACTGAGACAACATTTCGTTCTCGATTGCCGTGAACAAGAATCGGTTCGACTGCAGAAGCTACGTGAGTACATTGGAAGCCTAAAGCAGGAATGCATTAAA GACGCAGACGAAGTTCCTACTATCGTCGAAACGGTCCAATCGTCTCTCCTTCCTCAAGTCCGTGATCTTCTTCTGAAATCAGAAGGAGATGCTTTGAAGGAAATGGCAGAGAAGAACATGTTGCCGCAAGCTCTATTCAAACTCATCAATTGTTCCGATGGAGATCCAATTAGAATG CTGGAGAATTTGAAAGCTCCTCACTACGAAGACATTTATTCGGAAATCAACAGTACTCTTCAAAATTTTGGACTTACTACATTACAG CTAGCAAAAATCGAGCGTCAGTTCATTCACGTTGGACTCCTGAAAGCactcgtcgagaagaacgtTTACCCAGGTTTGAAGTGCGAAGAGCTTGATCTCTTGGTGGCTTTTCTGCACGGCATCGGAGag ATTCTTGTCGTGGAAAATCAAGTTGTGCTTGACCCTCCTTGGCTTTGCCAAAGCATCATTGGTCCTCTGATGTCCCCTGGCGACTTTACTGTTCACTTAGAAGGCGTCGTCAATGGCATAGTCAGCAAAGATCAGGTCAAAGATGCTCTCGAATTGTTCAGCGAAGCAAATCAAACAGGAAATATTGCAGTTGATGAAGCTATCAAAGTATTATGCCATCTAGAGATCTGCTATCCAGTCAGCGAGCGGCCTGGCGCGCCAGTCCAATATCAGTTTCCAGCTCTCATTCAGACGGTTGACCGGGAAAGAGTgtggcaaagaaaagaggacATGGTTCTTTATGTCGGTCGACGTCTTCAGTGCAAAGAGAAAACCGACATCATTACACCTGGAACAATGCCTTTCATCCAGTCTCGCGCTGCGATCAAGCTTCATCCAAAGGAACCTGTAGTGTGGAAGGGTGGCTTGAAGAtgcaaaagacaatcaaCAATTGCAGATTAGAAGGACTGATTGAATTGCACGAGTACGAGAAGTCAATGGACTTCGTTGTTCGCGGTCCGCAGGATTCAGAAGGAGAATGTATGACTCTTCTCAATGAGATAATGAAGCTGGGACAAACTGTTTTGGAAGAGAAGAGCGCTGGCACCGATCTCTCGTTACTGTATTTGAGCAAGACAGAATTGCAAAAATTGTCTGTTCAACCGTTGGCGTATGCAAGTGAAACCGttgaggaagaaaagaaatccgGCAAGACTACAACGACGGTTTTTCAAGCAGAGCGGGGCCAAGATTTGACAGCAGAAAGCCTGAAAGATCTTCTGGCCGTTCCAGAAGACCATTATCTTCTTGTTTTGAAGGAAAGTCGTCGCGCTATAGCTGATTCTCTTAATAAGGACACAGTCGATCGTCGGACGGCGTTTGCAAAGGCGCTTCCAGGACTGACTGCGTCCAGTTACGCGCAGTGTAGATCGGCTGAGGACGTACTTGCACGCTGGAGCGAATCGCTTTGTTCAACCGTGTCAAAACTTGAAGAagcagcgacgaaagcgaacgtTCTGTATATCTTGGCGATACTTGAGGACGGGGGCGCAATTCAGCTCAGCGACGAGACG AGGACGCGGGCCGAAGACGCTCTCTTTCGCTTGGAGGATGCCCAAAAGAAAGCTGACTCGGCATCAG GTGGAGTAACAATAAACATGGGTGGTGCCTCCGTACAAGGACATGGCTCCACTGCTTCAGCCAGCCAGAAAGTGGATATTACC ATTAATCAAAAGTGA